A part of Fimbriiglobus ruber genomic DNA contains:
- a CDS encoding ABC transporter permease: MTPPTPPSTPGPVDAGLEAASPASRPKRPRPSTPPAPKSLPRPPGKRPGFVGPLFRWELVRLARRGQDARARFILAISLLFILTLFTVAWFPHTPPRELFFGTSQVLSLEDSARFAQQFSLTFVLAQLAVIVFITPAYAAGGISEEKERKTFIYLLVSDLTNREILLGKFLGRLVFLLGIMLSGLPILALTLLFGGVSFTFLLMAYLITAATVTMSAAISAAAAAATATYRGALFRGYGFTALHMFVGFGAPYFSPFAIIGLLSTLEGDSNEVFWLFGLGYAAAEFAAAVFAIWLGIRWIRQSRSGLTNRPGRSPRRRYPHIDRAPPVLAVVPPEQLLPEDEIPIELPLYDDSAPDSEKLALESLPTAALIRVAPAVPPPPPAPVPRRYRRPETPPARRPFVPPDVARRPKVPADDPFLWKERYSTGLKRDADDDSIRGVLIAVGIMTGIVAGMLILISAMTLTLGGNSSRSGAAGLLLFVGAGGMFTYLLTVGAAAGGTIVRERQRNTLESLLSIPVDRRAILWPKWVVCIDRGWWWGILATASLPIGFLASDVPLVFIPTLVYAAAAVPLTASLGLWLSIRCRTQTRAVLWLLPAIGGAVVFLLVVWQVSGAEDQFLATAAVGIMAVAMAAAAWLFWNLTFQAFEREGRE; this comes from the coding sequence GTGACACCCCCCACGCCCCCATCGACGCCCGGCCCCGTTGACGCCGGTCTTGAGGCCGCCTCGCCAGCGAGTCGCCCGAAGCGGCCGCGGCCGTCGACGCCGCCGGCGCCCAAGTCGCTTCCCCGCCCGCCGGGGAAGCGGCCCGGCTTCGTCGGCCCGCTGTTCCGGTGGGAGCTGGTCCGCCTCGCGCGGCGCGGACAGGACGCCCGCGCCCGGTTCATCCTCGCCATTTCGCTGTTGTTCATCCTGACCCTGTTCACCGTCGCCTGGTTCCCTCATACTCCGCCCCGCGAGCTGTTCTTCGGAACGAGTCAGGTTCTCTCCCTCGAAGACTCGGCCCGGTTCGCCCAGCAGTTTTCGCTCACCTTCGTCCTCGCGCAACTCGCCGTCATCGTCTTCATCACCCCGGCTTACGCGGCGGGCGGCATCTCCGAAGAGAAAGAGCGGAAGACGTTCATTTACCTGCTCGTCAGCGACCTGACCAACCGCGAAATCCTGCTCGGGAAGTTCCTCGGCCGGCTCGTGTTCCTGCTCGGGATCATGCTGTCCGGGCTGCCGATCCTCGCGCTGACGCTCCTGTTCGGCGGGGTGAGCTTCACCTTCCTGTTGATGGCGTACCTGATCACCGCGGCCACGGTCACGATGTCGGCCGCCATCAGCGCCGCCGCGGCGGCCGCCACCGCCACGTACCGCGGCGCGCTGTTCCGGGGGTACGGTTTCACCGCACTCCACATGTTCGTCGGATTTGGGGCACCGTATTTTAGCCCGTTTGCCATCATCGGTTTATTGTCCACCCTGGAGGGGGATTCGAACGAGGTATTCTGGTTGTTCGGCCTCGGGTACGCGGCGGCCGAATTCGCGGCCGCCGTCTTCGCGATCTGGCTCGGCATCCGCTGGATACGGCAGTCGCGGAGCGGGTTGACGAACCGCCCCGGCCGCAGTCCCCGCCGCAGATACCCCCACATCGACCGCGCGCCGCCCGTACTTGCCGTCGTTCCCCCGGAGCAACTCCTCCCGGAAGACGAGATCCCCATCGAATTGCCGCTTTACGACGACTCAGCCCCCGATTCCGAAAAACTGGCCCTGGAGTCGCTGCCGACGGCGGCTTTGATTCGCGTGGCTCCGGCAGTGCCGCCACCCCCGCCGGCTCCGGTCCCACGCAGGTACCGTCGCCCGGAGACGCCACCGGCCCGGCGGCCGTTCGTCCCGCCGGACGTCGCCCGCCGGCCGAAAGTGCCGGCCGACGACCCGTTCCTGTGGAAGGAGCGGTACAGCACCGGGCTCAAGCGCGACGCGGACGACGACTCGATCCGGGGCGTGCTGATCGCGGTCGGGATCATGACAGGCATAGTGGCGGGGATGCTGATCCTGATTTCGGCGATGACGCTGACCCTCGGCGGGAATAGCAGCCGGAGCGGGGCGGCGGGGCTGTTGCTGTTCGTCGGCGCGGGCGGGATGTTCACGTACCTGCTGACGGTCGGCGCGGCGGCGGGCGGGACGATCGTCCGCGAGCGGCAGCGGAACACGCTCGAATCACTCCTGTCGATCCCGGTGGACCGCCGGGCGATCCTGTGGCCGAAATGGGTCGTCTGCATCGACCGCGGGTGGTGGTGGGGGATACTGGCGACCGCCAGTCTGCCGATCGGGTTCCTGGCGTCCGACGTCCCGCTGGTGTTCATCCCGACGCTCGTTTACGCGGCCGCCGCCGTCCCGCTCACGGCCAGTCTCGGCCTGTGGCTGTCGATCCGGTGCCGGACGCAAACCCGCGCCGTGTTGTGGCTGTTGCCGGCGATCGGCGGGGCCGTCGTGTTCTTGCTGGTCGTCTGGCAGGTCTCCGGAGCCGAAGACCAGTTCCTCGCCACGGCCGCGGTCGGGATTATGGCTGTGGCGATGGCTGCCGCGGCGTGGCTTTTCTGGAACTTGACGTTCCAGGCGTTCGAGCGGGAGGGCCGCGAGTGA
- a CDS encoding C2 family cysteine protease — MRFQLAACVLFFSAYVSAAEPPKAPPFAEVVSASFARWDRNKDAELTLDEINRAVIDPAVKGPEAAAVAALRRGMRAAKDDLSKLTLSELTVKASGKAGSAKRPDWNPLYTAAYHRIAETNRELFPKGKPTLDSVSQGRMGDCFCLAPLGAICHRGPDYVVGMITPKKDGTFDVRIGTEWVNVPTPTDAEIALSSRAKDDGIWVNVYEKAVGEWRMRKLPEKERPVTSLDLLTKGGSAGTMLAAVTGNAIERFPLTAFKGDQSTEEERKKLLNDLRGKLEKAFAEKRCVTTGTGAKVDVKTPNIHFNHAYAVIGYDRATDRVLVWNPHGQTFKPKGAEGIAEGYATTNGQFRIPLADFARIFAGLAFEVRAKE, encoded by the coding sequence GTGCGTTTTCAACTCGCCGCCTGCGTCTTGTTTTTCTCGGCTTATGTTTCGGCGGCCGAACCTCCGAAAGCCCCGCCGTTTGCCGAAGTCGTTTCGGCGTCGTTCGCCCGCTGGGACCGGAACAAGGACGCCGAATTGACACTGGACGAGATCAACCGGGCGGTTATCGACCCGGCCGTGAAAGGGCCCGAGGCCGCCGCGGTCGCGGCTCTCCGTCGGGGAATGCGGGCCGCCAAGGACGACCTGTCGAAACTGACGCTCTCGGAGCTGACGGTCAAGGCGTCGGGGAAGGCCGGCTCCGCCAAACGACCGGACTGGAATCCCCTGTACACGGCCGCCTACCACCGGATCGCCGAGACCAACCGCGAACTCTTTCCGAAGGGCAAGCCCACGCTCGACTCGGTGAGCCAGGGCCGCATGGGGGATTGCTTCTGCCTCGCCCCCCTCGGCGCCATTTGCCACCGCGGCCCGGACTACGTGGTCGGGATGATTACGCCGAAGAAAGACGGCACCTTCGATGTGCGGATCGGCACCGAATGGGTCAACGTGCCTACCCCGACGGATGCGGAAATCGCCCTGAGTAGCCGGGCCAAGGACGACGGGATCTGGGTCAACGTGTACGAGAAGGCGGTCGGCGAATGGCGGATGCGAAAGCTGCCCGAAAAGGAACGTCCCGTCACGTCCCTCGACCTACTCACCAAGGGCGGGTCGGCCGGGACGATGCTGGCGGCCGTGACCGGGAACGCCATCGAGCGGTTTCCGCTGACGGCATTCAAGGGCGACCAGTCGACCGAGGAAGAACGCAAGAAGTTGCTAAACGACCTGCGTGGCAAGTTGGAGAAGGCCTTCGCCGAGAAGCGCTGCGTTACGACGGGGACCGGTGCCAAGGTCGACGTGAAGACGCCGAACATCCACTTTAACCACGCCTACGCGGTCATCGGCTACGACCGGGCGACCGATCGTGTCCTCGTCTGGAACCCCCACGGGCAGACGTTCAAGCCCAAGGGCGCCGAGGGCATCGCGGAGGGCTACGCCACCACCAACGGGCAGTTCCGCATTCCGCTGGCCGACTTCGCCCGCATCTTCGCGGGGCTGGCGTTCGAAGTGCGGGCGAAAGAGTAA
- a CDS encoding DUF1592 domain-containing protein has protein sequence MGITQQSNTRNRSVRGLFVRFPSRRPLLLAFVVVGVVLLGCWPGAEVRSAPVAAEPAGVGPEVREFLSKHCYDCHANGAKKGGLDLEKLSTEMTDRPLVANWTRIFDRVSQGQMPPATEPKPAAKDTASFLAAIEPRLKAADKRLRETVHRRLNREGYQNTVRDLLGIDTELKHLLPEDQQAGGFDNNGEALAISAELMGQYLRAAEAAIDAAIVHGDRPKTVTFTVDPMNEIKKDIPRFFGLDDGRSVIYTTDKGNYSKIATREKRTPVAGRYRFRFPVATHASAEPIVFNARVSDFDGLAATNIDLGYFEAEAKPKTVEIEAVVGARSAIQFFVLDLPTWLNDVSSGKFPGVGFGPVEITGPLYAQWPPESHKRLLGDVDLKTGKLEDAEPILRRFIARAFRQPAAEEEVARYLSLVKGRLAAGRSFEASLRSGLAAVLCSPNFLFLRENISEAKTRISDYELASRLSYFLWSSMPDAELLECARQGTLHEPAVLRAQVERMLKDPRRDRFVSDFTGQWLRLRQIDATTPDPKVYTEFDDFLKFSMIEESQGFFRTLLEEDLSIRNFLDSDFAMLNRRLAKHYGVEGVRGVKVHKVPLPKDCVRGGVLTQAAVLKVTANGTTTSPVLRGVWVLENFLGQVVPPPPPNVGSIEPDTRGATTVREQLAKHRTAASCNVCHQHIDPPGFALESFDPTGGFRKQYLRYYVEPKNADKGWGKVITAGNVDPSGQLATGEKFADVREFKRLLLQNEDRFAHCLTEKLMTFALGRELGFSDRDYVDGVLKSSAANGRGLRTLVHAIVESPAFVAP, from the coding sequence GTGGGGATTACCCAACAAAGCAACACGCGGAATCGTTCGGTCCGTGGCCTCTTCGTCCGCTTTCCTTCCCGGCGTCCTCTGCTTCTCGCGTTCGTCGTTGTCGGCGTGGTGTTGCTTGGGTGTTGGCCGGGAGCCGAGGTGCGGTCGGCTCCGGTCGCGGCGGAACCGGCCGGGGTCGGTCCCGAGGTGCGCGAGTTTCTCAGCAAGCACTGCTACGACTGCCACGCCAACGGCGCCAAAAAAGGCGGGCTGGACCTGGAGAAATTGTCCACCGAGATGACGGACCGCCCCCTCGTGGCAAACTGGACGCGAATCTTCGATCGAGTCTCCCAAGGACAGATGCCGCCCGCCACCGAGCCGAAGCCAGCCGCGAAAGACACGGCGAGCTTCTTGGCCGCGATCGAGCCCCGGCTGAAGGCCGCCGACAAGCGGTTGCGCGAGACCGTCCACCGTCGGCTCAATCGGGAAGGGTACCAAAACACCGTTCGCGATCTGCTCGGGATCGATACCGAACTCAAACACCTCCTCCCCGAAGACCAACAAGCAGGTGGGTTCGATAACAACGGCGAAGCGCTCGCCATTTCCGCTGAACTGATGGGGCAATACCTCCGGGCGGCGGAAGCGGCCATCGACGCCGCCATCGTCCACGGCGACCGGCCTAAAACGGTCACGTTCACCGTCGACCCGATGAACGAGATCAAGAAGGACATCCCGCGCTTCTTCGGCCTCGACGACGGCCGGAGCGTCATTTACACGACGGACAAGGGGAACTACAGCAAGATCGCCACGCGGGAAAAGCGCACCCCCGTCGCCGGGCGGTACCGCTTCCGGTTCCCGGTCGCCACGCACGCCAGCGCCGAGCCGATCGTCTTCAACGCACGAGTCTCCGACTTCGACGGGCTCGCGGCCACCAACATCGACCTCGGCTACTTCGAGGCCGAAGCGAAGCCCAAGACGGTCGAGATCGAAGCCGTCGTCGGGGCACGGTCGGCCATCCAGTTCTTCGTACTCGACTTGCCGACGTGGCTGAACGACGTCTCGTCGGGCAAGTTCCCGGGGGTCGGCTTCGGCCCGGTCGAGATCACCGGCCCGCTGTATGCACAATGGCCGCCCGAGAGCCACAAGCGGCTCCTGGGCGATGTCGACCTCAAGACCGGGAAGTTGGAAGATGCCGAGCCGATCTTGCGGCGGTTCATCGCGCGTGCCTTCCGTCAACCCGCGGCGGAGGAAGAGGTTGCGCGATACCTGTCGTTGGTCAAGGGCCGACTTGCAGCTGGCCGGTCGTTTGAAGCGAGCCTCCGGTCGGGACTGGCGGCCGTACTCTGCTCCCCCAACTTTTTGTTCCTTCGCGAGAACATCAGCGAAGCGAAGACCCGGATCTCCGACTACGAACTCGCGTCGCGGCTGTCGTACTTCCTGTGGAGTTCGATGCCCGACGCCGAACTTCTCGAATGTGCTCGGCAAGGGACGCTGCACGAGCCGGCCGTCCTGCGCGCCCAGGTCGAGCGAATGCTCAAAGACCCGCGGCGGGATCGTTTCGTCTCTGATTTCACGGGCCAGTGGCTGCGACTGCGCCAGATCGACGCCACCACGCCCGACCCGAAGGTCTACACCGAGTTCGACGACTTCCTGAAGTTCAGCATGATCGAGGAGAGCCAGGGCTTTTTCCGCACGCTGCTGGAAGAAGACCTCAGTATTCGCAACTTCCTCGACTCCGATTTCGCGATGCTCAACAGGCGCCTGGCCAAGCATTACGGCGTCGAGGGCGTCCGGGGCGTGAAAGTCCACAAGGTGCCGCTGCCCAAGGACTGTGTCCGAGGCGGGGTTCTCACGCAGGCAGCCGTACTCAAGGTGACGGCCAATGGGACGACCACGTCGCCGGTCCTCCGCGGCGTCTGGGTGCTGGAGAACTTCCTGGGCCAAGTCGTACCGCCGCCCCCGCCGAACGTCGGCAGCATCGAGCCCGACACCCGCGGCGCGACGACGGTCCGCGAACAGCTTGCCAAGCACCGCACGGCCGCCTCGTGCAACGTCTGCCACCAACACATCGACCCGCCGGGGTTCGCCCTCGAAAGCTTCGACCCGACCGGCGGGTTCCGCAAACAGTACCTGCGGTATTACGTGGAGCCGAAGAACGCTGACAAAGGCTGGGGCAAGGTCATCACGGCCGGCAATGTCGACCCGAGCGGCCAGCTCGCGACGGGCGAGAAATTCGCGGACGTGCGCGAGTTCAAACGGTTGCTGCTCCAAAATGAAGATCGGTTCGCCCACTGCCTGACCGAAAAGCTCATGACCTTCGCCCTCGGCCGGGAACTCGGGTTTTCCGACCGCGATTACGTCGACGGGGTGTTAAAGTCGAGTGCCGCGAACGGCCGCGGGCTGCGAACGCTCGTCCACGCCATCGTCGAGAGCCCCGCTTTTGTCGCACCATAA
- a CDS encoding HNH endonuclease, which yields MNRSIRAAVRSRADYRCEYCRLHESDLPLFPFHIEHIVAKKHHGGDDPINLAWSCHECNLGKSSNLSGRDAETGRVVVLFNPRRQRWGRHFAWDGATLIGLTPCGRATIDVLNINSPHRVELRELLILGGVFPPE from the coding sequence GTGAACCGCTCGATCCGGGCGGCGGTCCGGTCGCGGGCGGATTATCGGTGTGAATACTGCCGTCTACACGAATCCGATCTGCCGCTGTTCCCCTTCCACATCGAACACATCGTCGCCAAGAAGCACCACGGCGGCGACGATCCCATTAATTTGGCGTGGTCCTGCCACGAGTGCAATTTGGGGAAATCGAGTAATCTCAGCGGGCGCGACGCCGAGACGGGTCGCGTCGTGGTCCTGTTCAATCCCCGACGCCAGAGGTGGGGGCGTCATTTCGCTTGGGACGGCGCGACGTTGATCGGGTTAACACCTTGCGGGCGGGCCACTATCGACGTCCTCAACATCAACTCGCCCCACCGCGTCGAATTACGCGAACTCCTCATTCTCGGCGGAGTCTTTCCACCGGAGTGA